In Sulfitobacter sp. W027, a single window of DNA contains:
- a CDS encoding Fe2+-dependent dioxygenase encodes MILVIANVLDSHEVAALRAAADGLEFVDGKTTAGRYAKDVKQNLQAKPSKALEAQFEKVRTALRGNEIFRAAARPSKFARMLLSRYRSGMEYGLHVDDPYMNGNRTDLSFTLPLSDPEEYDGGGLVIDDGIEERVVRLAAGDAVLYSTSALHRVEPVSRGERIAFVGWVTSRVRDPARREVLYDLDVAASELFAAAGKTPAFDRLFKAKSNLYRMWGDD; translated from the coding sequence ATGATTCTTGTCATAGCCAATGTGCTGGACAGCCACGAGGTGGCGGCCCTGAGGGCCGCCGCCGATGGGCTGGAGTTCGTCGACGGCAAGACCACCGCCGGGCGCTACGCCAAGGACGTGAAGCAAAACCTCCAGGCGAAACCTTCCAAGGCGCTCGAGGCTCAGTTCGAGAAGGTGCGGACGGCGCTCCGCGGCAACGAAATCTTCCGCGCCGCCGCCCGGCCCAGCAAATTCGCCCGGATGCTGCTGTCACGCTATCGCTCGGGCATGGAATACGGGCTGCATGTCGATGACCCCTACATGAACGGCAACCGGACCGACCTGTCCTTCACCTTGCCGCTCTCGGACCCCGAGGAATATGATGGCGGCGGCTTGGTGATCGACGACGGGATCGAAGAGAGGGTGGTCCGGCTCGCGGCAGGCGATGCGGTGCTTTACTCCACCAGCGCCCTACATCGGGTTGAACCGGTGTCCCGGGGCGAACGCATAGCGTTCGTAGGCTGGGTGACCAGTCGTGTGCGCGATCCCGCCCGACGTGAGGTTCTCTACGATCTGGACGTCGCCGCGAGCGAGCTTTTTGCCGCCGCCGGCAAGACGCCGGCCTTCGACCGGCTTTTTAAGGCCAAGAGTAACCTCTACCGGATGTGGGGCGACGATTGA